From one Lycium ferocissimum isolate CSIRO_LF1 chromosome 7, AGI_CSIRO_Lferr_CH_V1, whole genome shotgun sequence genomic stretch:
- the LOC132064615 gene encoding large ribosomal subunit protein P1-like, which translates to MSLGEVACTYACLILHDEDIPITAEKISTLVKAANVTVEPYWPLLFSKLAEKRNLSDLIMNVGAGGGGAAAVAAPVGGAAAGGAAAAAPAAEEKKEEAKEESDDDMGFSLFD; encoded by the exons ATGTCTCTCGGAGAAGTCGCATGTACCTACGCTTGTTTGATCCTCCACGATGAGGACATTCCCATCACC GCAGAGAAGATTTCAACACTTGTTAAAGCAGCAAATGTGACTGTGGAGCCTTACTGGCCTCTATTGTTTTCCAAGCTTGCTGAGAAGAGAAACCTCTCAGATCTCATCATGAATGTCGGTGCCGGAGGTGGTGGTGCCGCTGCCGTCGCCGCCCCTGTCGGTGGCGCCGCCGCTGGTGGTGCTGCTGCAGCTGCCCCTGCCGCTGAGGAGAAGAAg GAGGAggcaaaggaagaaagtgaTGACGATATGGGATTCAGTTTGTTTGATTAG